A stretch of the Macaca mulatta isolate MMU2019108-1 chromosome 16, T2T-MMU8v2.0, whole genome shotgun sequence genome encodes the following:
- the LOC144335497 gene encoding speedy protein E12-like isoform X2 → MTSCQPHPQDEEQSPQLSTSGYPRQEVVDNEVSGPSAPGVDPSPPCRSLCWKRKREWSDESEESSEEEPEKELAPEPEETWAAETLCGLKMKLKRRRVSCVLPEHHETFNRLLEDPVVKRFLAWDKDLRVSDKYLLAMVIAYFSRAGLFSWQYQRIHFFLALYLANDMEEDNEASKRNIFYFLYGKNRSQIPLFHKLRFQFFCSMRCRAWVSLEELEEIQAYDPEHWVWARDRARLS, encoded by the exons ATGACCAGTTGTCAACCGCACCCCCAGGATGAGGAGCAGAGCCCCCAGCTGAGCACCTCGGGGTACCCCCGCCAGGAGGTGGTAGATAATGAAGTGTCAGGACCATCAG CCCCTGGGGTAGATCCCAGTCCCCCGTGTAGGTCCCTTTGCTGGAAAAGGAAGAGGGAGTGGTCGGACGAATCTGAGGAGTCATCGGAGGAGGAGCCAGAGAAGGAGCTCGCCCCTGAGCCTGAGGAGACCTGGGCGGCGGAGACGCTGTGTGGGCTCAAGATGAAGCTGAAGCGACGGCGAGTGTCATGCGTGCTCCCTGAGCACCACGAGACTTTCAACAGGCTGCTTG AGGATCCTGTCGTTAAAAGATTCCTGGCCTGGGACAAAGATCTGAGGGTGTCCGACAAG TATCTCCTGGCTATGGTCATAGCATATTTTAGCCGTGCTGGCCTCTTCTCCTGGCAATACCAACGCATTCATTTCTTCCTGGCTCT CTACCTGGCCAATGACATGGAGGAGGACAACGAGGCCTCCAAACGAAACATCTTCTACTTCCTGTATGGGAAGAACCGATCCCAGATACCCTTGTTCCATAAGCTTCGGTTCCAGTTCTTCTGTTCCATGCGCTGCAGGGCTTGGGTTTCCCTGGAGGAGTTGGAGGAG ATCCAGGCTTATGACCCAGAGCACTGGGTGTGGGCACGAGATCGCGCCCGCCTTTCCTAG
- the LOC144335497 gene encoding putative speedy protein-like protein 3 isoform X1, with translation MTSCQPHPQDEEQSPQLSTSGYPRQEVVDNEVSGPSASGVDPSPPCRSLCWKRKREWSDKSEESSEEEPEKELAHEPEETWVVETLCGLKMKLKLKLKQQLVSSVLPEHHEDFNRLLAPGVDPSPPCRSLCWKRKREWSDESEESSEEEPEKELAPEPEETWAAETLCGLKMKLKRRRVSCVLPEHHETFNRLLEDPVVKRFLAWDKDLRVSDKYLLAMVIAYFSRAGLFSWQYQRIHFFLALYLANDMEEDNEASKRNIFYFLYGKNRSQIPLFHKLRFQFFCSMRCRAWVSLEELEEIQAYDPEHWVWARDRARLS, from the exons ATGACCAGTTGTCAACCGCACCCCCAGGATGAGGAGCAGAGCCCCCAGCTGAGCACCTCGGGGTACCCCCGCCAGGAGGTGGTAGATAATGAAGTGTCAGGACCATCAG CCTCTGGGGTAGATCCCAGCCCCCCATGTAGGTCCCTTTGCTGGAAAAGGAAGAGGGAGTGGTCGGACAAATCTGAGGAGTCATCGGAGGAGGAGCCAGAGAAGGAGCTCGCCCATGAGCCTGAGGAGACCTGGGTGGTGGAGACGCTGTGTGGGCTCAAGATGAAGCTGAAGTTGAAGCTGAAGCAACAGCTAGTGTCGTCCGTGCTCCCTGAGCACCACGAGGACTTCAACAGGCTGCTTG CCCCTGGGGTAGATCCCAGTCCCCCGTGTAGGTCCCTTTGCTGGAAAAGGAAGAGGGAGTGGTCGGACGAATCTGAGGAGTCATCGGAGGAGGAGCCAGAGAAGGAGCTCGCCCCTGAGCCTGAGGAGACCTGGGCGGCGGAGACGCTGTGTGGGCTCAAGATGAAGCTGAAGCGACGGCGAGTGTCATGCGTGCTCCCTGAGCACCACGAGACTTTCAACAGGCTGCTTG AGGATCCTGTCGTTAAAAGATTCCTGGCCTGGGACAAAGATCTGAGGGTGTCCGACAAG TATCTCCTGGCTATGGTCATAGCATATTTTAGCCGTGCTGGCCTCTTCTCCTGGCAATACCAACGCATTCATTTCTTCCTGGCTCT CTACCTGGCCAATGACATGGAGGAGGACAACGAGGCCTCCAAACGAAACATCTTCTACTTCCTGTATGGGAAGAACCGATCCCAGATACCCTTGTTCCATAAGCTTCGGTTCCAGTTCTTCTGTTCCATGCGCTGCAGGGCTTGGGTTTCCCTGGAGGAGTTGGAGGAG ATCCAGGCTTATGACCCAGAGCACTGGGTGTGGGCACGAGATCGCGCCCGCCTTTCCTAG